One part of the Candidatus Tumulicola sp. genome encodes these proteins:
- the xseB gene encoding exodeoxyribonuclease VII small subunit has translation MTKTTSHDVGSRAPARGEGPSFETALARLEQIVEKLDEGDLPLAQSIALFKEGTALAKRCRALLAEAEVHVKEVLSGSDDAEAAAAEIDEDEEEETHD, from the coding sequence ATGACCAAGACGACCTCTCATGATGTAGGGTCTCGAGCGCCTGCGCGAGGCGAAGGGCCCTCCTTCGAGACCGCGTTAGCCCGGCTCGAGCAGATCGTAGAAAAGCTCGACGAGGGCGATTTGCCGCTCGCTCAATCGATCGCGCTCTTCAAGGAAGGCACGGCGCTCGCAAAACGTTGTCGCGCGTTGCTCGCCGAGGCAGAAGTGCACGTCAAAGAAGTCTTGAGCGGCAGCGACGACGCCGAAGCCGCCGCCGCCGAAATCGACGAAGACGAAGAAGAAGAAACGCACGATTGA
- a CDS encoding TlyA family RNA methyltransferase, which yields MTPNARRLDVAVAEQLGASRSHAQALIIEGRVRVDGTPASKAGALVAEKALIEVIEDAKYVGRGGLKLERALDEFDWSPAGLRCLDVGASTGGFTDCLLQRGAASVTAVDVGYGQLAWSLRNDPSVRVIERCNFRNADPVELGAPFAFVCADVSFISLAKLAPAFAGVLADEGRLIVLVKPQFEAGRQWVKRGGVVRDDEGRREAIESVISAFAEAGILAEKLTHSPIKGPAGNIEFLLGARFKPNAALKSDVVFRASEASSEVPKLDVAGAVKKANEAL from the coding sequence TTGACTCCCAACGCCCGCCGACTGGATGTGGCTGTTGCCGAACAGCTCGGCGCATCGCGCTCCCACGCGCAGGCCCTCATCATTGAAGGACGCGTGCGCGTGGACGGCACCCCGGCATCGAAGGCCGGCGCGCTGGTGGCGGAAAAGGCGCTCATTGAAGTAATCGAGGATGCGAAATACGTCGGTCGCGGCGGCCTGAAATTGGAGCGGGCGCTCGACGAGTTCGACTGGTCCCCCGCGGGCCTGCGTTGTCTTGACGTCGGCGCTTCGACCGGCGGTTTCACCGACTGCCTGCTCCAACGCGGCGCCGCGTCGGTCACGGCGGTCGACGTCGGATACGGCCAGTTGGCGTGGTCGCTGCGCAACGACCCGAGCGTGAGAGTCATCGAGCGCTGCAATTTTCGCAACGCAGACCCGGTCGAGCTCGGGGCGCCCTTCGCGTTCGTGTGCGCGGATGTTTCGTTCATCTCGCTAGCCAAACTCGCGCCGGCTTTCGCCGGCGTGCTCGCTGACGAAGGCCGGCTCATCGTGCTCGTCAAGCCGCAGTTCGAGGCTGGCAGGCAATGGGTGAAGCGCGGCGGCGTCGTGCGCGACGACGAGGGGCGACGCGAGGCGATCGAGTCCGTCATCAGCGCCTTCGCGGAAGCCGGCATTCTGGCTGAGAAGCTCACCCACTCGCCGATAAAAGGCCCCGCCGGCAACATTGAGTTCCTCCTTGGAGCGCGCTTCAAACCGAACGCCGCGCTCAAATCGGATGTAGTGTTCCGAGCGAGCGAAGCGAGCTCGGAGGTCCCAAAGCTCGACGTGGCGGGTGCCGTGAAAAAGGCTAACGAAGCGCTCTAG
- a CDS encoding NAD(+)/NADH kinase translates to MSDGGKITISNLALYVDTERQDAIAAAKSVATIVREAGVKLVLGEEQAAKLNLNGAGAKTFPSPGDLLVSMGGDGTLLRAAHLAAPLGIPVVGVDFGRVGFLTEVGRENFDGVIRGLLKDGVDTENRTALEASLVGKKECYFAVNDIYLDRRQRGNIVTFSINIGGEQVADIPADGIVVASPTGSTAYFLSAGGPIMAPGLDAFGIAPISPHTLFSRPLVVSAQETIRISLPADSRGANLFADGKLETEVPPGSVVEIVRAAQPVRFARLDKRHFFTMLERKLHWGTSIKRSLEEGP, encoded by the coding sequence ATGAGCGACGGCGGCAAGATCACCATCTCGAACCTCGCGCTGTATGTCGACACGGAGCGTCAAGACGCCATCGCAGCCGCGAAGAGCGTCGCTACTATCGTGCGCGAAGCCGGCGTGAAGCTGGTGCTCGGCGAGGAGCAGGCCGCCAAGCTCAACCTCAACGGCGCGGGCGCAAAGACGTTCCCCTCACCCGGCGACTTGCTCGTCTCCATGGGCGGCGACGGCACGCTCCTTCGCGCCGCGCATCTGGCCGCGCCGCTTGGCATCCCCGTGGTCGGCGTGGACTTCGGACGCGTAGGTTTTCTGACCGAAGTCGGGCGCGAGAACTTCGACGGCGTGATCCGTGGACTGCTCAAGGACGGCGTCGACACCGAAAATCGCACTGCGCTTGAAGCCAGTCTGGTGGGCAAAAAGGAGTGCTACTTCGCGGTCAACGATATCTACCTCGATCGCAGGCAGCGTGGCAACATCGTCACGTTCAGCATCAACATCGGCGGCGAGCAGGTTGCGGACATCCCCGCGGACGGCATCGTCGTCGCGAGCCCGACCGGCTCGACTGCATATTTCTTGTCAGCCGGCGGCCCGATCATGGCGCCTGGACTTGACGCCTTCGGCATCGCCCCGATCTCCCCGCACACGTTGTTCTCACGTCCGCTCGTGGTGTCGGCGCAGGAGACGATCCGCATCAGCCTGCCCGCCGACTCGCGCGGCGCGAATCTGTTCGCGGACGGCAAGCTCGAAACCGAAGTGCCGCCCGGCTCGGTGGTCGAGATCGTGCGCGCCGCTCAACCGGTGAGATTCGCGCGCCTCGACAAGCGCCATTTCTTCACGATGCTCGAGCGCAAGCTGCACTGGGGGACATCGATCAAGCGATCTCTGGAAGAGGGGCCGTAA
- a CDS encoding carboxypeptidase-like regulatory domain-containing protein: MKLSILTALGASAFAAAMLATAAPASAQDSWLSGTVVNVSLGAKVAGVKVRAFMVGADKMQDSSITDTNGEFTLVHLRPGTYRLAFDASGYHESIIADVRVKASDEHIHLSAPVALYPASMSIPLEAALMDPCRDVVQPGQTADVYIICSSR, from the coding sequence ATGAAACTTTCAATTCTTACCGCGCTTGGCGCGAGTGCGTTTGCGGCAGCAATGCTCGCGACGGCCGCCCCCGCGAGCGCACAGGATTCATGGCTGTCGGGCACGGTCGTGAACGTCAGCCTTGGGGCCAAGGTCGCCGGCGTGAAAGTCCGTGCGTTCATGGTCGGTGCGGACAAAATGCAAGACAGCTCGATCACCGACACCAACGGCGAGTTCACGCTCGTCCACCTGCGCCCGGGCACGTATCGCTTGGCGTTCGATGCATCCGGCTATCACGAGAGCATCATCGCAGACGTGCGCGTGAAGGCGTCGGACGAACACATACATTTGTCCGCGCCGGTGGCGCTCTATCCGGCGTCCATGAGCATCCCGCTTGAGGCGGCGCTGATGGATCCGTGCCGCGACGTCGTCCAACCGGGCCAAACCGCCGACGTCTACATCATCTGCTCCAGCCGGTGA
- a CDS encoding methyltransferase domain-containing protein: MTDEDTFVAREREHWGSVAQAFHEGLSGMTDSCMPPLLDALGDLRGRRVLDVGCGPGHSTAEAARRGGTLVGMDLAPQMVALAAQLWPGIDFRVGNLEALPFPDASFDAAFGSFVILHVPRPELAVQQLARVLKSGGSLALSTWDVDSRNRVLGMVFEAADIVGIPVVALPGAPARLRFADDAEFEALLRDHGFENVRIQRFEFAFEVPSAEALFTDITKASMMAKALLASGDTATLERLHRAYIGLAEHYARDDRVSVPCAAKIASGRKAARV; encoded by the coding sequence GTGACCGACGAAGATACGTTTGTAGCGCGCGAGCGCGAGCATTGGGGGAGCGTCGCTCAGGCCTTTCATGAGGGCTTGAGCGGCATGACCGACTCATGCATGCCTCCGTTGCTCGATGCCCTTGGCGATCTTCGCGGACGGCGCGTACTCGATGTCGGATGCGGCCCGGGCCATTCCACAGCGGAGGCCGCTCGCCGCGGCGGCACACTCGTTGGAATGGATCTCGCTCCGCAGATGGTCGCGCTCGCGGCGCAGCTTTGGCCGGGCATTGATTTCCGCGTCGGCAATCTCGAGGCGCTGCCGTTCCCCGATGCGTCGTTTGACGCCGCGTTCGGCAGCTTCGTCATCCTTCACGTTCCCAGGCCCGAACTTGCCGTGCAGCAGCTCGCAAGAGTTCTCAAGAGCGGCGGCAGCCTCGCTCTCAGCACGTGGGATGTCGATTCGAGAAACCGAGTCTTGGGAATGGTTTTCGAGGCTGCCGACATCGTCGGGATTCCAGTGGTTGCGCTTCCAGGAGCACCGGCGCGTTTGCGCTTCGCGGACGACGCCGAGTTCGAAGCTTTGCTTCGCGATCACGGCTTTGAGAACGTCAGGATCCAGCGTTTTGAATTCGCGTTCGAGGTACCGAGCGCCGAGGCGCTCTTCACCGACATCACCAAAGCGAGCATGATGGCAAAAGCTCTGCTCGCGAGTGGCGACACCGCTACGCTCGAACGACTTCACCGCGCCTACATCGGCTTGGCAGAGCACTACGCTCGCGATGACCGCGTCAGCGTGCCTTGCGCGGCGAAGATCGCCTCCGGCCGGAAGGCGGCAAGAGTGTAA